The following are encoded together in the Planococcus antarcticus DSM 14505 genome:
- a CDS encoding transglycosylase domain-containing protein — MRNKFKNWISKTEETTHKWTSTKWFKRLSITSGVIWNLALILAIFLVTGGVFAASVGAGYFASLVDEEKLRPEDEMLREIYSFEETSELYFDNEVYLGKLQTDLEREVTTLDKVASYATDAVLATEDEYFLEHEGIVPKAILRGLFQDVSNSDNQTGGSTLTQQLVKNQILTNEVSYERKAKEILLAMRLEKFMTKDEIIQAYLNIVPYGRISSGAHIAGIETASKGIFNVSASDLNLAQSAFLAGIPKAPYSYTPYAEGGKLKDEAGLKPGLDRMKTVLFRMKETEYITQQEYDEAIAYDLVATFRQNESRSYSEFPFVTVEIEKRASRIIMDILAEKDGIDPATLDENDKLYEEYAILADRAVRSNGYRIHSTIDKDVYLAQEAAQKSYESYGTTVGGKGLNDAGEVVDKQYPVQVGSIMIENSTGRIISFVGGRDHEVEKLNHATSAYRSMGSTVKPLLVYGPAIEFGQIGAGSPLVDVKFEHMDGTTMWRPANFTASSEQGIMPARDALAQSQNLPALRLFAQIQQQLPIQFMMNAGFTRVVEAENNNYASALGGGIEASVEEITNGYAMVGNNGQHIETTMIDKIEDADGNVIYEHKAEAKEIFSPPTAYVLTDMLRDVFKTDRGTASRANGLLKFNSDFAGKTGTTQSTKDVWLVGYNPNITMGVWLGYDAEKFTLSRFENRDLPASLRVNQLWARLMNASYDASPDLVGTSEKFKQPEGVVTKSFCGISGLAPGGACKSAGLVRSDLFNAEAMLPTETDDSLTSGSFTTINGKRYAALSNTPSEFVSGGGIGVSQKYIDRMMAPFGGDAGKLFPGNSRFSSVVAGATFNADGAAPGGVQTAISSNTISWTNSGSNDVVGYRVYKDGSRVTSISEARSNSYSASGAGSYTVVAVDITGKQSAASNSVSIAAPKPKPEPKPEPKPEPKPTAPPVEKEPEEEEAPQAEEEAETPPATEEEAPPEEEPEPEAEEPVEEEPAPEEPEEPAEEDAA; from the coding sequence GTGCGCAATAAATTTAAAAATTGGATAAGCAAAACTGAAGAAACAACCCATAAATGGACCTCAACAAAATGGTTTAAACGATTGAGTATTACCTCAGGCGTCATTTGGAATCTGGCATTGATCCTGGCTATTTTTTTGGTTACAGGGGGCGTCTTTGCTGCATCTGTTGGTGCTGGCTATTTTGCTTCGCTGGTGGATGAGGAAAAACTCCGCCCCGAAGATGAAATGCTTCGTGAAATCTACAGCTTTGAAGAAACATCTGAACTGTATTTTGACAACGAAGTCTATCTTGGAAAGCTGCAAACAGATTTAGAACGTGAAGTCACGACATTGGATAAGGTAGCAAGCTATGCAACAGATGCTGTTCTTGCCACTGAAGATGAATATTTCCTTGAACACGAAGGAATTGTACCAAAAGCAATACTGCGTGGCCTTTTCCAAGACGTTTCGAATTCGGACAACCAAACAGGCGGTTCGACGTTGACACAGCAATTGGTTAAGAATCAGATTTTAACAAACGAAGTGTCTTACGAGCGAAAAGCGAAAGAAATTCTTCTTGCTATGCGCTTGGAAAAATTCATGACGAAAGATGAAATTATACAAGCTTACTTGAATATTGTACCCTATGGCAGAATTTCTTCCGGAGCCCACATAGCCGGTATTGAAACGGCATCAAAAGGGATATTCAATGTATCAGCTAGCGACTTAAACTTGGCACAATCGGCATTTTTAGCAGGTATTCCTAAAGCTCCATATAGTTACACACCCTATGCAGAAGGTGGAAAACTAAAAGACGAAGCTGGATTGAAGCCAGGTCTCGACCGGATGAAAACCGTTCTTTTCCGAATGAAAGAAACAGAATATATTACACAGCAGGAATACGATGAAGCCATTGCTTACGATCTTGTGGCTACTTTCCGCCAAAACGAATCGCGTTCCTATTCTGAATTCCCATTTGTCACAGTAGAAATAGAAAAGCGGGCATCTCGGATTATTATGGATATTTTAGCTGAAAAGGATGGCATCGATCCCGCTACATTGGATGAAAACGATAAACTTTACGAAGAATACGCAATTCTTGCTGACCGGGCAGTGCGCTCAAACGGCTATCGCATCCATTCGACAATTGACAAGGACGTTTACTTGGCACAGGAAGCTGCTCAAAAATCCTATGAATCTTACGGCACCACTGTAGGCGGAAAAGGATTGAATGATGCTGGTGAAGTTGTCGATAAGCAATATCCCGTTCAAGTCGGCAGCATTATGATTGAAAATTCCACTGGTCGAATTATCAGTTTCGTGGGTGGACGCGATCATGAAGTCGAGAAGTTGAACCATGCCACTTCCGCCTATCGGTCCATGGGCTCTACCGTAAAACCTTTATTGGTTTATGGTCCTGCAATCGAATTTGGACAAATTGGTGCAGGATCTCCGCTGGTCGATGTGAAATTTGAACATATGGATGGTACTACAATGTGGAGGCCGGCAAACTTTACTGCATCGAGCGAACAAGGCATCATGCCTGCTCGTGATGCTTTGGCACAGTCTCAAAACTTGCCTGCTCTTCGCCTGTTTGCTCAAATCCAGCAACAATTGCCAATCCAGTTTATGATGAACGCTGGGTTTACACGCGTCGTAGAAGCAGAGAACAACAACTATGCTTCTGCGCTTGGTGGAGGAATTGAAGCTTCCGTAGAGGAGATTACCAATGGCTATGCAATGGTCGGAAACAACGGTCAACACATTGAAACTACAATGATTGATAAAATTGAAGATGCAGACGGTAATGTCATTTACGAACATAAAGCAGAGGCTAAGGAAATATTTTCTCCACCTACTGCGTATGTGCTGACAGACATGCTGCGTGATGTCTTTAAAACCGACCGCGGAACAGCGAGTCGCGCAAATGGATTATTAAAGTTCAACTCTGATTTTGCTGGAAAAACGGGTACGACGCAAAGTACAAAAGATGTCTGGTTGGTCGGCTACAATCCAAATATAACAATGGGTGTATGGCTTGGCTATGATGCCGAGAAGTTTACGCTGTCACGATTTGAGAATCGCGATTTGCCGGCTTCACTGCGTGTCAATCAATTATGGGCTCGTTTAATGAATGCCAGTTACGATGCCAGCCCCGATTTAGTTGGAACTTCAGAGAAATTTAAACAGCCAGAAGGCGTCGTTACAAAATCATTTTGTGGGATCTCTGGCTTAGCGCCAGGCGGTGCTTGCAAAAGCGCTGGACTTGTCCGCTCAGATCTGTTTAATGCTGAAGCAATGCTTCCAACAGAAACTGATGATAGCTTAACAAGCGGTTCATTTACAACAATTAATGGAAAACGTTACGCCGCTTTATCCAACACACCAAGTGAATTCGTTTCAGGTGGAGGCATCGGTGTTTCACAAAAATACATCGATCGCATGATGGCTCCATTTGGTGGAGACGCTGGCAAGCTGTTCCCTGGCAATTCAAGATTCTCTTCTGTAGTAGCAGGAGCAACGTTCAATGCCGATGGTGCTGCTCCTGGAGGTGTTCAGACTGCCATTAGCAGCAATACAATCAGTTGGACCAACTCTGGTTCGAATGATGTAGTTGGATACCGGGTTTATAAAGATGGTTCACGTGTTACTTCCATTTCTGAAGCAAGAAGCAATTCGTATTCCGCTTCTGGTGCTGGAAGTTATACGGTAGTGGCTGTGGACATCACTGGTAAACAATCAGCGGCTTCAAATAGTGTCAGCATCGCTGCACCGAAGCCAAAACCTGAACCAAAGCCAGAGCCAAAACCTGAACCAAAACCAACTGCGCCGCCGGTAGAAAAAGAACCGGAAGAGGAAGAAGCTCCACAGGCTGAAGAGGAAGCCGAAACTCCTCCTGCAACAGAAGAAGAAGCTCCACCTGAAGAAGAACCAGAACCGGAAGCTGAAGAGCCGGTTGAAGAAGAACCAGCTCCAGAAGAACCGGAAGAGCCTGCTGAAGAAGATGCGGCTTAA
- the tyrS gene encoding tyrosine--tRNA ligase, with the protein MTNELLQDLQWRGLLYQQTDEEGMEKLLDEQKISLYCGVDPTADSMHIGHIVPLLTLRRFQIYGHQPILLVGGATGMIGDPSGRNEERQLQTTEQIDRNVEAIKVQMEQIFDFKSENGAKMVNNRDWIGAMSVIEFLRDYGKLISVNYMLAKDSVATRLETGISFTEFSYTLIQAIDFNHLYNKYNCRIQIGGSDQWGNITSGLEMIRKTHDEESKAFGITIPLVTKADGTKFGKSTGGAVWLDPKKTTPYEFYQFWINAADADVIKYLKIFTFISRPEIEALKAVVETEAHLRKAQKTLAEEMTKLIHGEEALSDAQRITTALFSGDLKALSSGEMKAAFKDVPSVEMAKENKAIVDLIVEAGISSSKRQAREDVTNGAISVNGEKVTDLTYIVDEKDRLEDAFAIIRRGKKKYHMVQFQ; encoded by the coding sequence ATGACTAACGAATTACTTCAAGATCTACAATGGCGTGGGCTGTTATACCAACAGACAGATGAAGAAGGTATGGAGAAATTACTGGATGAACAGAAAATCTCTTTATATTGCGGAGTGGATCCTACTGCAGACAGTATGCATATCGGGCATATTGTTCCATTACTCACACTGCGTCGTTTCCAAATTTATGGACACCAACCAATTTTATTGGTCGGCGGTGCTACTGGCATGATTGGCGATCCTTCTGGACGGAACGAAGAACGTCAATTGCAGACGACTGAACAAATCGATCGCAATGTCGAAGCAATCAAAGTACAGATGGAGCAAATTTTTGATTTCAAATCCGAAAATGGAGCGAAAATGGTCAATAATCGTGATTGGATCGGTGCGATGAGCGTTATCGAATTTTTGCGCGATTACGGCAAATTGATCTCGGTCAACTATATGCTCGCGAAAGATTCAGTTGCGACGAGGTTGGAGACGGGCATTTCGTTTACGGAGTTTTCTTACACGCTTATTCAAGCAATTGATTTTAATCATTTGTACAACAAGTATAATTGCCGTATCCAGATCGGCGGTTCTGATCAATGGGGTAATATTACTTCAGGCCTTGAAATGATTCGTAAAACGCATGATGAAGAGTCAAAAGCATTTGGTATCACGATTCCACTTGTAACAAAAGCAGATGGTACAAAATTTGGCAAATCAACTGGAGGCGCTGTCTGGTTAGATCCAAAAAAGACGACACCTTATGAATTTTATCAATTCTGGATCAACGCAGCAGATGCCGATGTTATCAAATACTTGAAAATTTTCACATTTATTAGCCGCCCAGAAATTGAAGCGTTAAAAGCGGTAGTAGAAACAGAAGCTCATTTACGGAAAGCTCAAAAAACCTTGGCAGAAGAAATGACCAAATTGATTCACGGGGAAGAGGCACTTTCAGATGCACAGCGCATTACAACAGCTTTATTCAGCGGAGACTTGAAAGCTTTATCTTCTGGAGAGATGAAGGCAGCCTTCAAGGATGTACCATCAGTGGAAATGGCAAAAGAAAACAAAGCCATTGTTGATTTGATTGTGGAAGCAGGAATTTCTTCATCGAAAAGACAAGCGCGAGAAGATGTTACGAATGGCGCGATTTCTGTCAATGGTGAAAAAGTGACGGATTTGACATATATCGTTGATGAAAAAGATCGGTTGGAAGATGCCTTTGCCATCATCCGCCGCGGCAAAAAGAAATATCATATGGTACAGTTTCAATAA
- a CDS encoding general stress protein yields the protein MSKVVGSYETENEAIRAIEDLQQQGHNNKDISVLSKDKQETETITEETETHAGEGAATGAGVGGLIGLGVPDDEAEMYETHNEGKILVLVEEDKNTIPDRSDQDTFTTERDPLIGNERDTTIRGDQSHSGKDPLNGSRRGQAGL from the coding sequence ATGTCAAAAGTAGTTGGATCGTATGAAACAGAAAATGAAGCCATTCGGGCAATTGAAGATTTGCAGCAGCAAGGACATAACAATAAAGACATCTCAGTCTTGAGCAAAGATAAGCAGGAAACCGAAACGATTACAGAGGAGACAGAAACGCATGCAGGAGAAGGAGCAGCTACGGGTGCAGGTGTAGGCGGACTCATTGGTCTCGGAGTACCGGACGATGAGGCAGAAATGTACGAAACACATAATGAAGGGAAAATATTGGTATTGGTTGAAGAAGACAAAAATACCATACCAGACCGCAGCGATCAGGATACATTCACAACAGAACGAGATCCTCTCATTGGCAATGAAAGAGATACAACAATAAGAGGTGATCAAAGCCATAGTGGTAAAGATCCTTTAAACGGAAGCCGGCGAGGACAAGCAGGACTGTAA
- a CDS encoding cobalamin-binding protein: MRIISICPSNTELLAFLDAEHLLVGIDDYSDWPKEITTLPQLGPDLSIRMDELEALKPDLVLASLSVPGMEKNVDELVRRKIPHLVLNPQTLEEIGEDLLKVADACGIDANVVHMDYLNVIEDIKKRGQQAETRPSLYWEWWPKPVFTPGKINWLTEISTMTGARNVFDDTDSANIQTDWADVLERQPDYILLAWVGILTAKVKPELVKKRPGWNDMKAIKHIHVMEEELYCRPSPRLIEGAIRLGKLIHPKEFADMELPQFIREKQI, translated from the coding sequence ATGCGAATAATTTCAATTTGCCCAAGCAACACTGAATTGCTAGCATTTTTAGATGCAGAACACTTACTGGTTGGCATTGATGATTATTCTGATTGGCCTAAAGAAATTACTACATTGCCACAACTGGGTCCTGACTTGTCGATCCGAATGGATGAACTGGAAGCGTTAAAACCCGATTTGGTTCTTGCGTCATTGAGTGTACCGGGAATGGAAAAAAACGTGGACGAACTGGTACGAAGAAAAATCCCTCATCTTGTGCTAAATCCTCAAACTTTGGAGGAAATCGGAGAGGACTTGTTGAAAGTGGCTGACGCTTGTGGAATAGATGCCAATGTTGTTCATATGGACTACCTAAATGTTATCGAGGACATCAAAAAACGCGGACAACAAGCGGAGACCCGACCGTCCCTTTACTGGGAATGGTGGCCAAAACCGGTCTTCACTCCTGGAAAAATCAACTGGCTAACTGAAATTAGCACTATGACTGGGGCTCGCAACGTATTCGACGATACCGATTCTGCTAATATCCAAACAGATTGGGCCGATGTGCTGGAACGGCAGCCTGACTATATCCTCCTCGCATGGGTCGGCATTTTAACTGCTAAAGTCAAACCCGAACTTGTTAAAAAGCGCCCTGGTTGGAACGATATGAAAGCCATCAAACACATCCATGTCATGGAGGAAGAACTTTATTGCCGCCCTTCTCCCCGTTTGATTGAAGGCGCCATCCGATTAGGGAAATTAATTCATCCAAAGGAGTTTGCAGACATGGAACTTCCGCAATTTATTAGAGAAAAGCAAATTTGA
- a CDS encoding STAS domain-containing protein has product MLKDQDLFEHLSAQTWKMTEDWYRSLDKSKAGVYGSTDPDKVALLKKQTHEFHLRFCVMFQKDNNEFVDGFQDWIETIAKDEAHLDTPIVEVIDEFFRAQQQYLDEIGAYVLSNKEQISHEKLMEWTKVVVLTFSKVIVEFTDKNSKAAEKRMNSQQQMIVEMSAPIILLAEKMGMLPLIGEITPYRAEIMFEKALAQSSKNNLEKLFIDLSGVPLIDTMVAQQVFQLIKGLEIIGVRVALSGISPVIAQTAVQLGIKFIDIEVYNTIAQALKQNRIHLV; this is encoded by the coding sequence ATGTTGAAAGATCAAGACTTGTTTGAGCACTTAAGCGCACAGACCTGGAAAATGACCGAAGATTGGTATCGTTCATTGGATAAAAGTAAAGCTGGTGTCTACGGTTCAACCGATCCAGATAAAGTGGCTTTGTTAAAAAAACAGACCCATGAATTCCATCTTCGGTTTTGTGTAATGTTCCAAAAGGATAACAATGAATTTGTAGATGGCTTTCAGGATTGGATAGAGACAATTGCAAAGGATGAAGCTCACCTCGATACACCAATAGTCGAAGTCATCGATGAGTTTTTTCGAGCGCAACAGCAATATTTAGATGAAATCGGAGCTTATGTCTTGAGCAATAAAGAGCAGATTAGTCATGAAAAACTAATGGAATGGACAAAAGTGGTGGTTCTGACATTCAGCAAAGTCATCGTTGAATTCACGGATAAAAATTCGAAAGCCGCGGAAAAACGGATGAATTCCCAGCAGCAGATGATTGTGGAAATGAGTGCACCGATTATTTTACTGGCTGAAAAAATGGGCATGCTGCCATTGATTGGTGAAATTACACCGTATCGCGCAGAAATCATGTTCGAAAAAGCGTTAGCACAGAGCTCCAAAAACAATCTGGAGAAACTGTTCATCGATCTGTCCGGCGTTCCGCTGATAGATACAATGGTTGCCCAGCAGGTCTTTCAGCTGATAAAGGGGTTGGAGATTATTGGAGTTCGAGTAGCTCTATCCGGCATCAGTCCTGTTATTGCCCAAACTGCAGTACAATTAGGCATTAAGTTTATCGACATTGAAGTCTATAACACAATTGCTCAAGCGTTAAAACAAAATAGAATTCACTTGGTTTAA
- the rpsD gene encoding 30S ribosomal protein S4 translates to MSRYTGPSWKLSRRLGISLTGTGKELEKRPYAPGQHGANQRRKVSEYGLQLQEKQKLRFMYGVTERQFKTLFNKAGKMDGKHGENFMILLEARLDNVVYRLGLARTRRQARQIVNHGHILVDGKRVDIPSFSVKPGQTIAFREKSNNLDVVNEAIEVSNFVPEYVTIDTDSKTGTFVRLPERSELSAEINEQLIVEYYSR, encoded by the coding sequence ATGTCTCGTTATACAGGCCCATCATGGAAACTGTCACGCCGCTTAGGAATTTCCCTTACAGGCACAGGTAAAGAATTAGAAAAACGCCCTTACGCACCAGGTCAACACGGTGCTAACCAACGCAGAAAAGTTTCTGAATATGGTTTGCAACTTCAAGAAAAGCAAAAGTTGCGCTTTATGTACGGAGTAACTGAGCGTCAGTTCAAAACTTTGTTCAACAAAGCCGGCAAAATGGACGGCAAACACGGTGAAAACTTCATGATTCTTCTTGAAGCTCGCCTTGATAACGTTGTTTATCGTTTAGGTCTTGCGCGCACTCGTCGCCAAGCTCGCCAAATCGTAAACCACGGTCACATCCTTGTTGATGGCAAACGCGTCGACATTCCGTCATTCAGCGTGAAACCAGGACAAACAATTGCTTTCCGTGAAAAATCAAACAACCTTGATGTAGTAAACGAAGCAATCGAAGTAAGCAACTTCGTTCCTGAATATGTAACTATCGATACTGATAGCAAAACAGGAACATTCGTCCGCCTTCCAGAGCGTAGCGAATTGTCTGCTGAAATCAACGAACAATTGATCGTTGAGTACTACTCACGTTAA
- the megL gene encoding methionine gamma-lyase — translation MREKEMNIETAVIHKGYDSSKHHDSLVTPLYQTSTYSFANAEQGEDRFAGNCEGNIYSRLGNPTVRVLENRMTEIEGGQGALAFGSGMASVSAILIYLTKAGDHVLCSRGIYGCTFGLLEIMEEKYGITHDLVSMTNEEEVERAIQPETVCIYVETPINPTMELVNLEAVMAVAKKHNLRVIVDNTFCSPYLQNPLRMGADFVLHSATKYLNGHGDVVGGILVGRDADEMQHIRMTVQKDVGGIMSPFDAWLLLRGMKTLHVRMDRHVANAQTVLNFLKQQELVKDIYYPFDEQHPQVEIAKRQMRQGGGLISFEIRGGKKEAQAFLNALSLIKIAVSLGDAETLIQHPATMTHAVVPAESRQAMGISDSLLRLSVGLEHMDDVINDLSKAFEQVKPKLQEI, via the coding sequence ATGAGAGAAAAAGAAATGAATATTGAAACGGCGGTTATCCATAAAGGCTACGACAGTTCCAAACATCATGACAGTCTCGTGACACCGCTTTATCAGACTTCGACTTATTCTTTTGCAAATGCAGAGCAGGGAGAAGATCGTTTTGCGGGAAATTGCGAAGGCAATATTTATTCACGGCTCGGCAATCCGACTGTTCGTGTACTAGAGAACCGGATGACGGAAATCGAAGGAGGTCAAGGCGCATTGGCTTTTGGATCAGGGATGGCCTCTGTCAGTGCGATTTTAATTTACTTGACCAAAGCGGGTGATCATGTACTTTGCTCGAGAGGAATTTATGGCTGCACTTTCGGTTTGCTTGAGATCATGGAAGAAAAATACGGCATTACGCATGACTTGGTTTCTATGACCAACGAAGAAGAAGTCGAGCGAGCGATCCAACCGGAAACAGTCTGCATTTACGTGGAGACACCGATCAATCCGACGATGGAGCTTGTTAATTTAGAGGCAGTTATGGCCGTTGCGAAAAAGCATAATCTCCGCGTCATTGTAGATAACACGTTCTGTTCTCCTTATTTGCAGAACCCGTTACGTATGGGAGCGGATTTTGTCTTGCATAGCGCTACAAAATACCTGAACGGCCACGGGGATGTGGTCGGCGGAATTTTGGTTGGGCGCGATGCGGACGAAATGCAGCATATCCGAATGACTGTGCAAAAAGATGTGGGCGGCATTATGTCACCTTTTGATGCGTGGTTATTGCTAAGAGGAATGAAAACTCTTCATGTACGGATGGATCGGCATGTTGCCAATGCTCAAACAGTGCTGAATTTTCTAAAGCAACAGGAATTAGTGAAGGACATCTACTATCCATTTGACGAACAGCATCCACAAGTTGAAATCGCCAAGCGGCAAATGCGCCAAGGCGGCGGGTTGATTTCCTTTGAAATCAGAGGCGGTAAAAAAGAAGCTCAAGCTTTCTTAAACGCTTTATCGCTTATTAAGATTGCTGTCAGCCTTGGTGATGCAGAAACGTTAATCCAGCATCCAGCAACAATGACTCATGCAGTCGTGCCAGCAGAAAGCAGGCAGGCAATGGGTATCAGTGATTCTTTACTCCGGCTGTCGGTTGGATTAGAACATATGGACGACGTAATCAATGATTTAAGTAAAGCATTTGAACAAGTGAAACCAAAGCTTCAGGAAATATAA
- a CDS encoding GAF domain-containing protein, which translates to MFTQTDYSGSNLEQYTMLSKQLDALLEGENNSIANLSNASALLNQFLERTNWVGFYLMEEGELVLGPFQGLPACVRIPLGKGVCGTAVSEKKTMLVKDVQAFPGHIACDAASRSEIVIPLMKEDQVIGVLDIDSPELSRFTEEDQQGLELFATVLMKHL; encoded by the coding sequence ATGTTTACACAAACCGATTACAGTGGCAGTAACTTAGAACAATACACTATGCTTTCGAAACAATTAGATGCTTTACTAGAAGGGGAAAATAACAGCATCGCTAATTTAAGTAATGCCTCAGCTTTGCTTAACCAATTTCTTGAACGCACCAATTGGGTTGGATTTTACTTGATGGAGGAAGGAGAACTTGTACTTGGTCCTTTCCAAGGTCTTCCTGCCTGCGTCCGGATTCCATTAGGCAAAGGCGTGTGCGGCACAGCCGTTTCTGAAAAAAAAACAATGTTGGTTAAAGACGTTCAAGCGTTCCCTGGTCACATCGCTTGCGATGCAGCATCTCGTTCTGAAATCGTCATTCCGTTGATGAAAGAAGATCAGGTAATCGGTGTACTTGATATCGACAGCCCAGAGCTGAGTCGTTTTACAGAAGAAGATCAGCAAGGCCTGGAGCTTTTTGCAACGGTTTTAATGAAGCATCTGTAA
- the hisJ gene encoding histidinol-phosphatase HisJ yields the protein MKRDGHIHTPFCPHGTKDSTELYIEKAIKSGFTDISFTEHAPLPVNFSDPTPNKDSGMNMSQLSLYIEEISHLKNVYQKDIHIRLGLEVDFIAGFEKETRSFLDEFGPDLDDAILSVHFLQVNNRYFCCDFSQDVFAVLSAASGSIEATYELYYNTVDASIQSDLGQFKPKRIGHPTLIHKFQLAHNETINDDSQIRHILQLMKKTGCELDVNGAGFSKTDCQESYPPLNYIEYAKSLGIPLVFGSDAHNVNGLHKHYEKFYTYLS from the coding sequence ATGAAACGAGATGGTCACATTCACACACCATTTTGTCCACACGGGACAAAAGACTCAACCGAATTGTATATTGAAAAAGCAATAAAGTCCGGGTTCACAGATATTTCTTTTACTGAGCACGCTCCACTTCCAGTCAATTTTTCAGATCCTACACCGAATAAAGATAGCGGCATGAACATGTCCCAACTCTCACTTTATATAGAGGAAATTTCTCATTTAAAAAACGTTTACCAAAAAGATATCCACATCCGCTTAGGCTTAGAAGTCGATTTTATCGCAGGATTTGAAAAGGAAACACGTTCCTTTTTAGATGAGTTCGGTCCTGATCTCGACGACGCTATTTTATCGGTTCATTTCCTTCAAGTAAACAATCGTTATTTTTGCTGTGATTTCAGTCAGGATGTATTTGCAGTACTGTCAGCTGCAAGCGGCTCTATAGAAGCAACTTACGAGCTTTATTACAACACTGTAGACGCGTCTATCCAGTCAGATCTCGGACAATTCAAACCAAAACGAATTGGTCATCCGACGCTGATTCACAAATTCCAATTGGCGCATAATGAAACAATCAATGATGACTCACAAATCCGACACATCCTGCAGCTAATGAAGAAAACCGGGTGTGAACTTGATGTTAACGGTGCCGGGTTCTCAAAAACGGATTGTCAGGAATCCTATCCACCGCTCAATTATATTGAATACGCCAAATCACTCGGCATTCCCTTAGTCTTCGGCTCTGACGCTCATAATGTCAATGGCTTGCATAAGCATTACGAGAAATTTTATACTTATCTAAGTTAA